The region TTTCTCATTGAAAAATTTTAACAAAAATGAGGAAGCAATTAAAAAAGATCAGGCCGAACAAACTAGATGGGATGATTATTTCAGCGGATAGGCCTAAGTAATATCTTTTTCATCTGCGGCAGTCCGTTCATTAACGGGATTTGCTGAATTCTTCTGGGACAGGAACGCCCCGAGGATACCGGCAATAAATACAGCAAGATACATCTGCCCAAAAAGGCCCTGCAAAATAACCAGCGACCGGGCCATCAGCGAAACAGGGAGAATATCCCCATATCCGACGGTTAGCATGGTTATGTAGCTGAAATAGGTTAAAGCTCCCCTGATGACAAAAATATTTTCAGATAAATCAATACCTGAAAAAGATCCGTTCTTCAAAATTTCGCAAAGGCTGTAAGCATCGGCCCAAGCCAATCCGGCCAGCATATAGATACAAATTGCCCCTGAAATCAAATCCCGTGTGACTCTTTTCTGCAGCCACATGAACCGCTGAATCCCCCATATCGCGATAATCAGCATAAGCATATCCGCACACTCGCTACCCGCAAGCCAGTTCATATCCCGTGTGCGAATAAATAAGATCGAGCAGACCAGCGAGACCCCATATAGCACGAAATAGCCGCAGAGTTTGGCCTTGTCGGTTATGATCGCAGAAACAGCAGAGAGGAGCACCAGATAGGTATAAAAATACAGAACCTGTTGCAGAAGAAGAGATTCCCCAGCAATGGGCGTTATAAAAATCTGCACCACCAGAAATGCAAGTAGAACCGTGAATTTTGAAGGGCTGTACTTGAAAATACGGTAGAGCTTGAACATGAACGGGCTGTATCTGAATTCTTTGTTTGATCCGGTCATGTCCTTTTATTACCTTATAAAACCCCGCAATTCCATATTTTTATACTCGTTGACCCCGATTTGCCGCTATCGGATGGTTGCTAAGCGATTCAATTGGGCGTAGCTTTCGGGCTTCAAATTATCCCAAAGGACTGAGCTAAAATGGAACCTTTATATAAAAACAAGAACTTACAGATAATCTTTTCCGTAACCCTCATGGCTATCATGGGTGTTTCAAGTATAATCCCGGCCCTGCCTGATATGATCCGTGAATTTGGAATATCCGCATCTACTATCGGACTAATCTTCACCATTTTCACCCTGCCCGGCATCATTTTTTCCCCCCTTGCAGGGATCTTCGCAGACCGACTGGGACGTAAAAAAATACTCGTGCCGGCCCTGCTTATTTTCGGAATTTTCGGAACCGCATGTTTTTTTGCCCCTGATTTCAAGTCACTGCTAATACTGCGTTTTATTCAGGGAGTCGGGGCCTCGGCCATCGGGGTTATCAACCTGACCATCATCGGGGATTTATTCACTGGAAA is a window of Maridesulfovibrio sp. DNA encoding:
- a CDS encoding potassium channel family protein; the encoded protein is MTGSNKEFRYSPFMFKLYRIFKYSPSKFTVLLAFLVVQIFITPIAGESLLLQQVLYFYTYLVLLSAVSAIITDKAKLCGYFVLYGVSLVCSILFIRTRDMNWLAGSECADMLMLIIAIWGIQRFMWLQKRVTRDLISGAICIYMLAGLAWADAYSLCEILKNGSFSGIDLSENIFVIRGALTYFSYITMLTVGYGDILPVSLMARSLVILQGLFGQMYLAVFIAGILGAFLSQKNSANPVNERTAADEKDIT